From Maylandia zebra isolate NMK-2024a linkage group LG11, Mzebra_GT3a, whole genome shotgun sequence, one genomic window encodes:
- the fhl3a gene encoding four and a half LIM domains protein 3: protein MTDRFDCDNCKESLYGRKYIQSNDSPYCIPCYDTLFSNTCDECKELIGHDARELFYEDRHYHEHCFRCFRCDRSLADEPFTSQDDALLCNDCYCNEFSSKCVACDKIVMPGTRKLEYAGSTWHEGCFICHSCSQPIGSKSFIPDKDEHYCVACYEDKFAPRCTRCKKTLTKGGVTYRDEPWHKECFVCTSCKTQLAGQHFTSRDDSPYCLKCFGNLYAKKCEACSKPITGFGGGKYISFEDRQWHQPCFTCSQCSVSLVGAGFFPDGDRILCRDCHTSL, encoded by the exons ATGACTGACCGATTTGACTGTGACAATTGCAAAGAATCGCTGTATGGCCGCAAGTACATCCAGTCCAATGACAGCCCCTACTGCATCCCCTGCTATGACACCTTGTTCTCGAACACATGTGACGAGTGCAAAGAACTGATTGGCCATGACGCAAGG GAACTCTTTTATGAAGACCGGCATTACCATGAGCACTGCTTCCGTTGCTTCCGCTGCGATCGCTCTCTGGCAGATGAACCCTTCACTAGCCAGGATGATGCACTGCTCTGCAATGACTGCTACTGTAATGAATTCTCCTCCAAGTGTGTAGCCTGTGACAAGATTGTCATGCCAG GCACAAGAAAACTCGAGTATGCAGGTTCGACTTGGCATGAGGGCTGTTTCATCTGTCACAGCTGTTCACAGCCGATTGGCTCAAAGTCCTTCATTCCTGACAAGGATGAGCACTACTGTGTGGCCTGCTACGAGGACAAGTTTGCTCCACGTTGCACACGCTGTAAAAAG ACTCTGACCAAAGGTGGAGTGACCTATCGTGATGAGCCGTGGCATAAGGAGTGTTTTGTGTGCACCAGCTGTAAGACCCAGCTGGCAGGTCAGCACTTCACCTCCCGGGATGACAGCCCTTACTGCCTCAAGTGCTTTGGAAACCTGTACGCCAAGAAGTGTGAGGCCTGCAGCAAACCCATCACAG GCTTTGGAGGAGGAAAGTACATCTCATTTGAAGATCGTCAGTGGCATCAGCCGTGTTTCACCTGCTCGCAGTGCTCTGTTTCGCTTGTTGGTGCTGGGTTTTTCCCTGATGGCGACAGAATCTTATGCCGTGACTGCCACACCAGCCTATAG